One stretch of Plasmodium yoelii strain 17X genome assembly, chromosome: 5 DNA includes these proteins:
- a CDS encoding palmitoyltransferase DHHC10, putative, whose protein sequence is MNDSKNNVQGIRHLLPVMLICFVTLVMYTIFVTFYCFLLLQINVERQYVDEALLKDGYITLITFHVILFLMIWSFYKTYNTSPGYVPNTHEWRVEPDVKRIKEREKTGELRYCAYSKTYKPDRSHYCRAIDKTVLKMDHYCPWVANCIGFYNYKFFLLSLLYANICCFYIGINCYSSFPYFYTNPNILFNEVFYLFLEIVLSAVIILIIFPFFLFHLYLTSQNYTTLEFCVLGERAKQNIYNLGIEENFKQVLGDNILIWLLPIGKPKGNGLFYKTL, encoded by the exons atgaacGATAGCAAAAATAATGTACAAGGCATACGGCATTTGCTGCCAGTAATG CTTATCTGTTTTGTGACCCTAGTCATGTACACAATATTTGTTACA TTTTACTGTTTTTTATTGTTGCAAATAAATGTCGAAAGACAATATGTAGACGAAGCATTACTAAAAGACGGATATATAACATTGATTactt tTCATGTAATATTGTTCTTAATGATTTGGTCCTTTTACAAAACATATAACACAAGTCCTGGATATGTTCCAA atacCCATGAATGGAGAGTAGAACCAGATGTTAAAAGGATAAAGGAAAGAGAAAAAACGG GTGAACTAAGATATTGTGCCTACTCGAAAACATACAAACCAGACCGATCTCATTATTGCCg aGCGATTGATAAAACTGTTTTAAAGATGGATCACTATTGTCCATGG GTTGCAAATTGCATTGGATTTTACAATTAcaagttttttttattaagtcTCCTTTATGCAAACATATGTTGTTTTTATATCGGAATAAATTGCTATTCATCTTTCCCCTATTTTTACACTAATCCCAACATACTGTTTAATGAAGTTTTTTACTTATTCCTAGAAATTGTTTTATCGGctgttattatatt aATAATTTTCcccttttttctttttcatctaTATCTAACATCACAAAATTATACAACTTTGGAATTTTGTGTG CTTGGTGAAAGGGCTAAGCAAAACATATATAACTTGGGTATCGAGGAAAACTTTAAGCAAGTTTTg GGTgacaatatattaatttggtTATTACCCATAGGAAAGCCCAAAGGGAATGGActattttataaaacattataa
- a CDS encoding 60S ribosomal protein L3, putative: MSHRKFERPRHGSLGFLPRKRCKRLRGKIRSFPKDNKELPPHFTAFMGYKSGMSHIVREVDKPGSKLHKKEIVEACTIVECAPMVVVGMVGYRETPKGLKVLTAVWANHVSDEFRRRYYKNWYKSDKKAFTKCLNIPDTTKEKLYNRIEKYCTILRAVCHTQPSKTPLRLKKAHIMEIQINGGHMKDKINFVKELLEKNIPVTNVFNTNEMIDVISVTKGHGTKGVVSRYGVKRLPRKTHRGLRKVACIGAWHPARVQFQVPRHGQKGYFHRTERNKKIYRIGLKKDKNNASTDADITEKKITPMGGFPHYGVVNEDFILLKGCISGTKKRPITLRKTLVPQVSRDALSQVSLKFIDTSSKLGHGRFQTSEEKVKYYGPLKKDLKA; the protein is encoded by the coding sequence ATGTCGCATAGAAAATTTGAAAGGCCTCGTCACGGTTCCTTGGGTTTTTTACCAAGAAAAAGATGCAAAAGATTAAGAGGAAAAATACGATCATTCCCTAAAGATAATAAAGAACTACCTCCCCATTTTACAGCTTTTATGGGATATAAATCAGGAATGTCACATATAGTTAGAGAAGTTGATAAACCAGGATCaaaattacataaaaaagaaattgtAGAAGCATGTACGATTGTTGAATGTGCACCAATGGTTGTTGTTGGAATGGTTGGATATAGAGAAACCCCAAAAGGGTTAAAGGTTTTAACAGCTGTATGGGCAAATCATGTATCAGATGAATTTAGAAGaagatattataaaaattggtATAAATCTGATAAAAAAGCATTTACAAAATGTTTAAATATTCCTGATACTActaaagaaaaattatataatagaatCGAAAAATATTGTACAATTTTAAGAGCTGTTTGTCATACCCAACCTTCTAAAACACCATTACGTTTAAAGAAAGCACATATTATGGAAATCCAAATAAATGGAGGTCATAtgaaagataaaataaattttgttaaagaattattagaaaaaaatataccagTAACTAATGTATTTAATACTAATGAAATGATTGATGTAATAAGTGTAACAAAAGGTCATGGAACAAAAGGTGTTGTTAGCAGATATGGTGTTAAAAGATTACCAAGAAAAACACATCGAGGTTTACGTAAAGTTGCTTGTATTGGTGCATGGCATCCAGCTAGAGTACAATTTCAAGTACCAAGACATGGACAAAAAGGTTATTTCCATCGAAcagaaagaaataaaaaaatatatagaattggtttgaaaaaagataaaaataatgcatCTACAGATGCTGATAttactgaaaaaaaaataacgcCAATGGGTGGTTTTCCACATTATGGTGTTGTAAATGaagattttattttattaaaaggtTGTATATCTggaacaaaaaaaagacCAATTACATTAAGAAAAACATTAGTACCACAAGTTTCTAGAGATGCATTATCACAAGTATCTCTCAAATTTATAGATACATCTTCTAAATTAGGTCATGGACGATTTCAAACTAGTGAAGAAAAAGTTAAATATTATGGACCTCTTAAGAAAGATTTAAAAGCCTAA
- a CDS encoding methyltransferase, putative: MNFIKTCMGSYPVKYYGKTYKVTNTLKLNGIGLKNSSEEDIKKFLSKFNLSCMVYLIDNEDIIYIEFHRKKECSYLFNLLNNNPRNCAIPYKFDIKAEYSNIKYDIKKDSSNIYSTRIETLLQNNDNIFIYNDVLDPNMSNDIIQNYENEKWLKYTKNDEINVSHYFYRGTPNKIYKTYCIQDSSSFFSSEFLSKIKKLLGDKEPDQYTILKCHNKKSIEYIVESSYIFQDEIAFLILENDLPMSFLDIKSESKTNLLVKKNTFIKIKGRLRYELVYGISKKKNIQLEDQAVERKTSYLIIFRFINKNNIEGMLANKTRKEIIKDPKQENSCISININEYSPEHLEKEYVRDVYNQIAQHFCYTRYKPWHNVENIINQEKEGNIIVDVGCGNGKNLKASSKYCFIGFDFSLHLLKTAKKKPNTDIFLANCINIPMKSNIADLCISIAVIHHLGTHESRRKAVSEMVRCTKVGGKILIYVWAYEQKENVVGNRKFDSQDIFVPWYLQQQHMPETNVENDLNDKIAYSPAPKNLLKFQRYYHVFKREELYGLCTSINGIHVEDFFFDNNNWAILLKKIY, from the exons atgaattttataaagACATGTATGGGTTCATATCCCGtcaa ATATTATGGAAAAACATACAAAGTTACGAACACTCTTAAATTGAATGGAATTGGATTAAAAAATTCAAGTGAAGAAGATatcaaaaaatttttaagCAAATTTAATTTAAGTTGTATGGTTTATCTAATTGATAATGaagatataatttatattgaatttCATAGAAAAAAGGAatgttcatatttatttaacttattaaataat aacCCTCGAAATTGTGCAATTCCATATAAATTTGATATAAAGGCTGAATATTcgaatataaaatatgacaTAAAAAAAGATTCTTCTAATATCTATTCGACAAGAATTGAAACGTTACtacaaaataatgataacatatttatttataatgatGTTTTAGATCCAAATATGTCTAACGATATTATccaaaattatgaaaatgagAAGTGGCTTAAATATACGAAGAATGATG aaataaatgttagtcattatttttatagagGAACACCAAATAAGATATACAAAACATATTGTATTCAGGATTCttcctcttttttttcatctgaatttttatcaaaaataaaaaaattattaggAGACAAAGAACCAGATCAATATACCATTCTAAAATGTCACAATAAAAAATCTATTGAATATATTGTCGAATCgagttatatttttcaa gACGAAATTGCATTTTTGATTCTCGAGAATGATCTTCCTATGTCTTTTCTTGATATAAAAAGTG AATCTAAAACAAACTTGttggtaaaaaaaaacactttcataaaaattaagGGAAGATTAAGATATGAACTAGTTTATGGaatttctaaaaaaaaaaatatacaactTGAAGACCAG GCCGTGGAAAGAAAAACGAgctatttaataattttccgatttataaataaaaacaatatagaAGGGATGTTAGCAAATAAAACAAGaaaggaaattattaaaGATCCAAAACAAGAAAATAGTTGTATATCTAtcaatataaatgaatattcTCCAGAACATTTGGAAAAGGAATATGTCCGTGATGTCTATAATCAGATAGCCCAGCACTTTTGCTACACTAG ATACAAGCCATGGCACAATgtagaaaatattattaatcaAGAAAAAGAAGGAAATATAATTGTGGATGTTGGATGTGGAAATGGAAAAAACCTTAAAGCATCTtcaaaatattgttttattggaTTTGATTTTAGTTTACATTTATTAAAGACAGCTAAAAAAAAACCAAACacagatatatttttagcaAACTGCATTAACATACCAATGAAATCAA ACATTGCAGATCTATGCATCTCTATAGCTGTTATACATCACCTTGGGACACATGAAAGCAG AAGAAAAGCCGTTTCAGAAATGGTACGATGTACAAAAGTAGGAGGGAAAATCTTAATATATGTTTG GGCATATGAGCAAAAGGAAAATGTCGTAGGAAACAGGAAATTCGACTCACAAGATA TATTCGTTCCATGGTATTTACAACAACAGCATATGCCAGAAACGAATGTAGAAAACGATTTGAATGACAAAATCGCCTACAGCCCTGCCCCCAAAA atttattaaaatttcaaAGATATTATCACGTATTTAAAAGAGAAGAATTATACGGCTTATGTACCAGTATCAATGGAATACATGTTgaagattttttttttgataacaACAATTGGGCAAttctattaaaaaaaatatattaa
- a CDS encoding nucleolar preribosomal assembly protein, putative codes for MSNEFDDTNVEQVADGIKGEKAKTRKGNLILKKREGEYQENSKNCLFICSNKRTETLKNLMHDIYIIQKPYTCYMPKLHPQLVNISDKINKLVEICIHNTCSFFFSIYSTKRNPSRFILGRLYNNQILDYYTFNLLSFIPMNIFPSSKEVLFNTKPIVLIQGLYFNMNENTKYLKNILFDFFKHKNVDSFSKNSLQRLIVITAFEDQPKSSSQNFVKTSDPNGEAEKQEEIGANEKNGAEEKNEPNEESGAKEHKRGKSKYVMSFRQYIFKKETYQNETENDNPKLEEVGPRFEFTLESSQIPNYNLFQEAIKKHDIHPKKKEKKIKTDELGHDIKRVYVQKQNFNKLHTKHSNFFKKSKKFGKKNKGATQ; via the coding sequence ATGTCGAACGAATTTGATGATACAAATGTTGAACAAGTTGCTGATGGAATTAAAGGAGAAAAGGCAAAAACAAGAAAAggaaatttaattttaaaaaaaagagaaggAGAATATCAAGAAAACtcaaaaaattgtttatttatatgtagtAATAAAAGAACagaaacattaaaaaatttaatgcatgatatatatataattcaaaaacCATATACATGTTATATGCCTAAATTACATCCACAATTAGTAAATATTtctgataaaattaataaacttGTCGAAATATGTATTCATAATACATGCTCATTTTTCTTTTCAATATATTCAACAAAAAGAAATCCATCCAGATTTATTTTAGGTcgtttatataataatcaaaTTTTAGATTACTATACATTTAATCTTCTTTCTTTTATACCaatgaatatatttccaTCATCAAAAGAAGTTTTATTTAACACAAAACCTATTGTATTAATACAAGgcttatattttaatatgaacgaaaatacaaaatatttaaaaaatattctttttgatttttttaaacataaaaatgtaGATTCTTTTTCCAAAAATAGCTTACAAAGATTAATTGTCATAACTGCTTTTGAAGATCAACCCAAATCTTCGTCTCAAAATTTTGTCAAAACGTCGGACCCGAACGGAGAGGCCGAAAAACAGGAAGAAATTGGGgcgaatgaaaaaaatggggCGGAGGAAAAAAATGAGCCGAATGAAGAAAGTGGGGCGAAGGAACACAAAAGAGGCAAAAGCAAATACGTTATGTCGTTTAGgcaatacatttttaaaaaagaaactTATCAAAATGAAACAGAAAATGATAATCCTAAATTAGAAGAAGTAGGACCCCGATTTGAGTTTACATTAGAATCATCACAGATaccaaattataatttattccAAGAagcaataaaaaaacatgatATACATccaaagaaaaaagaaaaaaaaattaaaactgATGAATTGGGTCATGACATTAAAAGAGTTTATGTTCAGAAACAAAACTTTAATAAGCTACACACAAAACATTcgaatttttttaaaaaatcaaaaaagtttggaaaaaaaaataaagggGCCACCCAATAA
- a CDS encoding centrin-3, putative, with protein sequence MITRKSDIVSFTPRPITNRPISSNRRRGRNEITDEQKNEIKEAFDLFDTEKTGKIDYHELKVAIRALGFDIKKADVLELMREYDKTNSGYIDYNDFLDIMTQKISDRDPTEEIIKAFKLFDDDDTGKISLKNLRRVSRELGENLSDDELQAMIDEFDKDMDGEISQEEFLSIMKQTSLY encoded by the exons ATGATTACCAGAAAAAGTGATATCGTAAGTTTTACACCGAGACCAATTACTAATAGACCCATAAGTAGCAATAGAAGGCGAGGGAGAAATGAAATAACTgatgaacaaaaaaatgaaataaaggAAGCCTTTGATTTATTTGATACAGAAAAAACTGGGAAAATTGATTATCATGAATTGAag GTAGCTATTCGGGCTCTTGGCTTTGATATAAAAAAGGCTGATGTCTTAGAATTGATGAGAgaatatgataaaacaaaTTCGGGATATATAGACTACAACGATTTTTTAGAtataa tgaCACAAAAGATTAGTGATAGAGACCCAACcgaagaaataataaaagcttttaaattatttgatgatgatgatacag GAAAAATTTCATTAAAAAATCTAAGAAGAGTTTCCAGAGAGTtg GGTGAGAATTTATCAGACGACGAGTTACAAGCCATGATTGATGAGTTTGATAAAGATATGGATGGCGAAATTAGTCAAGAAGaatttttaagtataatGAAACAAACTAGtctttattaa
- a CDS encoding rRNA-processing protein EBP2, putative has product MKDDNIMDIEKKKNKLKKKKNVLQDSKKIKNKKIKNSILSNNDDNQFIKQAMKQIKLLKNKKSEDEIIVNKKIKKSKKGDKISKTKEILPYNDNSVVNIKNVLRKKIKELKINVDNNIYNDEKEILPKFSENKKLLKKKLKEIKINVDSENNEWLEKLDLTCSENFYIKKINLFGKCDIRENEFIKFAHTNVLKCLQKLQNLNIPFNRPYDFLAEMLKTDIHMEKVRSHILKNHEMSENKEKNKLKRLNKKFNKNGGSMKVLDQKKAIEKKKNLAKIEQFKNNLENLNVHDFFQKHSKDVDQNDVKNKKTKNKHIQKGGNKNKHNEKGSNKNKHIERGGNKNKHNEKGGNKNKHIEKGSNKNSGSGKNKLDKDTKSGYQKSIKRPNKIKHKFLSKGKNGGKNRKKKKFKRR; this is encoded by the coding sequence ATGAAAGATGACAATATAATGGACATagagaaaaagaaaaataaattaaaaaaaaaaaagaatgtcCTACAggatagtaaaaaaataaaaaacaaaaaaataaaaaattcaatCCTAAGTAACAATGATGATAACCAGTTTATCAAACAAGCCATGAAACAAATAAAGTTactaaaaaataagaaatcAGAAGATGAGATAAttgtgaataaaaaaataaaaaaatctaAGAAAGGTgataaaataagtaaaaCAAAGGAAATATTAccatataatgataatagtgttgtgaatataaaaaatgttttaagaaaaaaaataaaagaactaaaaataaatgtagataataatatatacaatgaTGAAAAAGAGATATTACCAAAGTTtagtgaaaataaaaaacttttaaaaaaaaaattaaaagaaataaaaataaatgtagatagtgaaaataatgaatggTTAGAAAAATTAGACCTGACTTGTTcagaaaatttttatataaaaaaaataaatttatttggaAAATGTGATATAAGagaaaatgaatttataaaatttgcaCACACAAATGTATTAAAATGTTTacaaaaattacaaaatttaaatatccCATTTAATAGACCATATGATTTTTTAGCAGAAATGTTAAAAACTGATATACATATGGAAAAAGTTAGATcacacattttaaaaaatcatgAAATGTCTGaaaataaggaaaaaaataaattaaaaagacttaataaaaaatttaataaaaatggtggATCAATGAAAGTATTAGATCAAAAAAAAgctattgaaaaaaaaaagaatctTGCAAAAATTGAACAATTTAAGAATAATTTGGAAAATTTAAATGTTCACGACTTTTTCCAAAAGCATTCAAAAGATGTTGATCAAAATGatgtgaaaaataaaaaaacaaaaaataagcaCATTCAAAAGGGGggcaataaaaataagcacAATGAAAAGggaagtaataaaaataagcacATTGAAAGGGGCggcaataaaaataagcacAATGAAAAGGGTggcaataaaaataagcacATTGAAAAGggaagtaataaaaatagtggCAGTGGTAAGAATAAATTGGATAAAGATACAAAAAGTGGATATCAAAAATCAATAAAACGACCAAATAAAATTAAGCACAAATTTTTGTCAAAGGGGAAGAATGGAggaaaaaatcgaaaaaagaaaaaatttaaGAGACGCTAA
- a CDS encoding DNA-directed RNA polymerase II subunit RPB7, putative codes for MYFVIEEWKNVIIKPSQLGPKYQQYIEDMLRNSIEGQCTEKYGYIICVIRIMHSEPGRVQDGTGMIVVKVKYQAIVFKPFKDEVLDAIVTDVNKLGFFAQAGPLKIFISRTAIPKYFEYNEDAHYPCFSSGSHNIKPQTTVRLKLQGIRYDLSNMFAIATINNEYLGCIESNALQVM; via the exons atgtattttgtTATTGAAGAGTGGAAAAATGTGATTATAAAGCCTAGTCAGTTAGGCCCTAAATATCAGCAGTATATTGAAGATATGCTAAGAAATAGTATTGAAGGACAATGTACtgaaaaatatggatatattatatgtgttATTAGAATTATGCATAGTGAACCAGGGCGTGTTCAAGATGGTACGGGGATGATTGTTGTTAAAGTTAAATATCAAGCAATAGTTTTTAAGCCATTTAAAGATGAG GTTCTTGATGCAATCGTTACGGATGTAAATAAGTTAGGATTTTTTGCACAAGCAGGaccattaaaaatatttatatcaagAACTGCCATTCCcaaatattttgaatataatGAAGATGCACATTATCCATGTTTTTCATCAGGAAGCCATAATATAAAGCCACAAACAACTGTTAGATTAAAATTACAAGGTATAAGATATGACTTATCAAATATGTTTGCAATTGCTACtattaataatgaatatCTCGGATGTATAGAATCAAATGCATTGCAAGTTATGTAG
- a CDS encoding protoporphyrinogen oxidase, putative: protein MEANNKTYDFIIVGGGIYSCCIYYYLKKNNPESQILIIEKNTKLGGCIQTEKYNNNVIYELGANVFKLCNNSYKLIKELNLGDHIAVVNKKLVRYIYHENCMYPLYLSFFGYICFPLISFKNKIKLIYKILFKKYKHVNSYNYDISIENYMKENFDSEHYQFLLLPLIYGSSGGHGNMSALSFFSRNLKLVNNNKNSLRIWNDKINEMDNNSPNYKSNLINFNKNNLTNIKKCSQSSCAITGCNDDTQTWRRPNFIFATFNFATFNFATFNLSTFIFPIFNRSLKFIKNMFFSINYRLFKYFPMIYSNVDNKFLQHIEEEEKKKYIGKTVSLNCGLYEFIRQLKKHIHEKDILTNSELNFIEKNIKNNIWTCNIKKNNTEINIYSKNVILTVNSKMCANILRKILPIEIKNNLENFSYSSLITANIYFNKEDIKIPDNLFGLLSANINAYILGCFYASNMFLNRCENNKILLTLYIRDNNLTYQNDDQLNKTILNNLKKIFPFNDNVKPTILNVTKWKNILPAYSENYENKLKEFLNELTNQKYQNLFVDAGWITGTSISDRISSAMELSDYIIKKNII, encoded by the coding sequence ATGGAGGCAAACAATAAGACTTATGATTTTATCATAGTTGGGGGGGGTATATATAGTTgctgtatatattattatttaaagaaaaataatccAGAATCtcaaattttaattattgaaaaaaataccaAGTTAGGCGGATGTATACAAacagaaaaatataataataatgttatttATGAGTTAGGAGCAAATGTATTTAAACTATGTAATAATAGTTACAAATTAATCAAAGAATTAAATTTGGGTGATCATATTGCCgttgtaaataaaaaattagtaagatatatatatcatgaaAATTGTATGTATCCATTATATTTAAGCTTTTTTGGATATATATGTTTTCCTTTGatatcttttaaaaataaaataaaattaatatataaaatattatttaagaAATATAAACATGTTAATTCATATAACTATGATATATCTatagaaaattatatgaaagaAAATTTTGATTCAGAACATTaccaatttttattattgccATTAATATATGGTTCTAGTGGTGGACATGGAAATATGTCCGcactttcttttttttctagAAATTTGAAACTTgttaataacaataaaaattcatTACGAATATGGaatgacaaaataaatgaaatggATAATAATAGTCCTAATTATAAATCGAacttaataaattttaacaaaaataatttaactaatataaaaaaatgctCTCAGTCAAGTTGCGCAATAACTGGATGTAATGATGATACCCAAACATGGCGTAGaccaaattttattttcgcCACTTTCAATTTCGCCACATTCAATTTCGCCACTTTCAATCTCTCCACTTTCATTTTCCCCATTTTCAATCGctcattaaaatttattaaaaatatgtttttttctataaattATAGACTGTTTAAATATTTTCCTATGATATATAGTAATGTAGATAATAAGTTTTTACAACATAttgaagaagaagaaaaaaaaaaatatattggaAAAACAGTGTCACTAAATTGTGgattatatgaatttattcgccaattaaaaaaacatattcatgaaaaagatatattaacaaatagtgaattaaattttatagaaaaaaatattaaaaataatatatggacatgtaacataaaaaaaaataatactgaaataaatatatatagtaaaaatgttatattaaCAGTTAATTCTAAAATGTGTGCAAATAtattaagaaaaatattacctatagaaataaaaaataatcttgaaaatttttcatattcatcTTTAATAAcagcaaatatttattttaataaagaagatataaaaataccTGACAATTTATTTGGCTTATTATCAGCTaatataaatgcatatatactTGGCTGTTTTTATGCAAgtaatatgtttttaaatcgttgtgaaaataataaaattttattaactttATATATAAGAGATAATAATCTAACTTATCAAAATGATGatcaattaaataaaactatattaaataatttaaaaaaaatattcccaTTTAATGATAATGTAAAACCAACTATATTAAATGTaacaaaatggaaaaatattttacctGCCTATTcagaaaattatgaaaataaattaaaagaatttCTAAATGAATtaacaaatcaaaaatatcaaaatttatTTGTTGATGCAGGTTGGATTACTGGAACTTCAATATCAGATCGAATATCATCAGCAATGGAGTTGTCtgattatattataaaaaaaaatattatctaG
- a CDS encoding meiotic recombination protein SPO11-2, putative, which yields MMKYNSADKEKIFEAIEDFVLYIISWLLNINVDIFKNDANKKYSSSILDRKLIKLSRIVSVVELINNMIIQNKSCTQREIYYKLYNIFNEQYQTNKHIKDVCAILGFPRSSLNIYASEKGCIAGLLTLKKRGEILNINNIEYGLMINDNLLNVDKVESLAHYILVVEKYSLYQKLCEKKIWNILPLILITGKGFPDYATRKIIYELISLFHFECVYVGDYDPYGIRIYLSYKEGCKNNQNFVYACKDMKWVGMCFNDINFFPKESLLSLSMKEKHVIENLLNDKKLYYSSKLRTEISEMNEKNIKFEIEAFEYVGMEFFVKNYLIKKILRKQWLE from the exons atgatgaaatataATTCTGCTGACAAGGAGAAAATTTTTGAag caaTAGAAGATTTTGTTCTATACATAATTTCGTGGCTACTAAACATTAATGTTGATATATTTAAGAATgatgcaaataaaaaatattcgaGTAGCATTTTGGATAGAAAACTGATAAAACTAAGCCGAA TTGTATCCGTTGTCGagcttataaataatatgatcaTTCag aataaaagCTGCACACAACGAGAAATTTattacaaattatataacatttttaatgaGCAATATCAAACcaataaacatataaaa GATGTTTGTGCTATTTTAGGATTCCCAAGATCATCCTTAAATATTTACGCCTCTGAAAAAG GTTGTATAGCTGGACTTCTTACACTTAAAAAAAGAGGagaaattttaaatataaacaatattg aATATGGTTTAATGATAAATGATAATCTTTTAAATGTGGATAAAGTGGAAAGTTTAGCTCACTATATACTTGTTGTGGAAAAATATTCTCTTTATCAAAAATtgtgtgaaaaaaaaatatggaat ATTCTTCCATTGATTTTAATAACTGGAAAAGGATTCCCAGATTATGCCACAAGGAAAATCATATATGAACTTATTAGTTTGTTTCACTTTGAG TGTGTATATGTAGGGGACTATGATCCATATGGAATTCGAATATATTTAAGTTATAAAGAAGGATGTAAAAACAATCAAAATTTTGTTTATGCATGTAAAGACATGAAATGGGTTGGGATGtgttttaatgatattaatttttttccaaaagaatcattattatcattaagtATGAAAGAGAAACATGTTatagaaaatttattaaatgataaaaaattatattatagcTCAAAATTAAGAACAGAAATTTCTGAaatgaatgaaaaaaatatcaaatttGAAATTGAAGCTTTTGAATATGTAGGGATGGAATTCTTTGTTAAAAActatttgataaaaaaaattttaagaaaACAGTGGTTAGagtaa